Proteins found in one Anopheles aquasalis chromosome 3, idAnoAquaMG_Q_19, whole genome shotgun sequence genomic segment:
- the LOC126574623 gene encoding cuticle protein-like, whose translation MFRLVVLSAVLAVAAAAPGAHLVHSAPLAYSSVVAAPALLAQKEISYEKSIIEEPTVAHVGTVLKNVPTGVTHTSSAVVHDTKVKENVYAQAVKKTIVSTPVEKTTYVQAAPVVQTYAAPATYVHAAPVAYAAPVAKTYVAQAAPAAISYEAAPVSYVASAPLAKTAYVSSYPSIYEAPAVYANQWH comes from the exons ATGTTCCGATTG GTGGTGTTGTCCGCTGTTcttgccgttgccgctgccgctccGGGAGCGCATCTGGTTCATTCCGCACCGCTCGCATACTCGTCGGTCGTGGCGGCCCCAGCCCTGCTGGCCCAGAAGGAGATCTCGTACGAGAAGAGCATCATCGAGGAGCCGACCGTGGCCCATGTTGGTACCGTGCTGAAGAACGTCCCGACTGGCGTTACCCACACTAGCTCGGCCGTCGTCCACGATACCAAGGTGAAGGAGAACGTGTACGCCCAAGCCGTGAAGAAGACCATCGTGTCGACTCCGGTTGAGAAGACGACCTACGTCCAGGCTGCCCCGGTTGTCCAGACCTATGCTGCCCCGGCTACCTACGTCCATGCTGCTCCAGTCGCTTACGCTGCCCCAGTTGCCAAGACCTACGTCGCCCAGGCTGCTCCGGCCGCCATCAGCTACGAGGCCGCCCCGGTGTCGTACGTTGCTTCCGCTCCGCTGGCCAAGACTGCTTACGTCAGCAGCTACCCATCGATCTACGAGGCCCCGGCCGTCTATGCCAACCAGTGGCACTAA
- the LOC126575438 gene encoding mucin-5B-like, translating into MTPLRRRLLLVLMLVAGVLGQQDSTSTVSPQSIFDLNEEDFKLWLSGREPKAWQGGGSASGATTTPATTTAESVFRTTSTTERPSTTTSSTTSSRTTDATLPPPTFPSFQPADGGKSWLEEEAPTTPSSDVLGQQFRPAGEDFAQWLERQMNKVQEVSFVPQTTLGGDQVQGLTGLVTRVTTIRNRIPSSSPFGPSTVPTFAPVTPSTVAPFAPQPPIVGPSTAILGQPDGRPEDLQQWLRDQLQTSQQLTDRLLSQWTPSGTVIRGHAGDGYQPSAVSYQTSALIHGVGGVAHAAQHRFDQHQQQLPFPGTSHSTDGYLSHQKPITTSHQQQQQQQQQLAVNYLPHGGYYYSRPVAGPLFGPYVTSHGAPFLINYH; encoded by the exons ATGACGCCGCTACGACGACGA CTTCTTCTGGTGCTaatgctggtggccggtgtcCTGGGACAGCAGGACAGTACCAGCACCGTATCGCCACAGTCCATCTTCGATCTCAACGAAGAGGACTTTAAACTGTGGCTATCGGGCCGTGAACCGAAAGCATGGCAAGGTGGCGGCTCTGCCTCTGGTGCTACGACGACACCTGCAACGACAACAGCAGAGTCCGTCTTTCGGACAACGAGCACCACTGAGCGGCCTAGCACCACGACCAGTAGCACCACGAGCTCGAGAACTACCGATGCtactctaccaccaccaacgttcCCCTCGTTTCAACCGGCGGATGGTGGAAAATCGTGGCTTGAAGAGGAAGCACCAACGACACCGAGCAGTGACGTGCTCGGGCAACAGTTCCGTCCGGCCGGTGAAGATTTCGCCCAGTGGCTCGAGCGTCAGATGAACAAAGTGCAGGAAGTTTCGTTCGTACCGCAGACGACCTTGGGCGGTGATCAGGTTCAGGGATTGACGGGACTCGTCACACGCGTGACGACCATTCGAAACCGGATTCCATCCAGCAGTCCGTTCGGTCCTTCTACGGTGCCAACGTTCGCACCGGTGACGCCCTCGACCGTAGCACCGTTCGCTCCTCAGCCACCCATCGTGGGGCCCAGTACGGCGATCCTCGGACAACCGGATGGACGCCCGGAGGATCTGCAACAGTGGCTTCGCGATCAACTGCAAACTTCACAGCAGCTGACGGATCGGTTGCTCTCCCAGTGGACTCCAAGTGGTACGGTCATTCGTGGGCATGCCGGGGATGGTTATCAACCGAGTGCCGTTTCCTACCAAACGTCGGCCCTCATTCATGGAGTTGGTGGTGTGGCACATGCTGCTCAGCATCGATttgatcagcaccagcaacagctaccATTCCCCGGTACGTCGCATTCGACCGATGGGTATCTGAGCCACCAAAAACCTATCACCACcagtcatcagcagcagcagcagcagcagcagcagcttgccgTTAACTACTTGCCACACGGGGGTTACTACTACTCGCGACCGGTAGCAGGGCCGCTGTTCGGCCCGTATGTCACTAGCCACGGGGCGCCATTTTTGATTAATTACCACTAA
- the LOC126574964 gene encoding cuticle protein-like: MMKLVVLSTLLAIVAARPGALTYSAPYAYAPAALIAKPEIYYQKSIIEEPTVAHVGSLVKTIPTAISHQSSTVVHNSAKISEPIYAPAVKQTLVSTPIAKTTYYAAPAAYAYAAPALAYHDHDAYAYHL; encoded by the exons ATGATGAAGTTG GTGGTGCTGTCTACCCTGCTGGCCATTGTTGCCGCCCGTCCAGGAGCGCTCACGTACTCGGCCCCGTACGCTTACGCACCGGCAGCGTTGATCGCGAAGCCGGAGATCTACTACCAGAAGAGCATCATCGAGGAGCCAACGGTGGCGCACGTTGGCAGCCTGGTGAAGACGATCCCGACCGCCATTTCGCACCAGAGCTCGACGGTGGTACACAATTCGGCCAAGATTAGCGAACCGATCTATGCGCCGGCCGTCAAGCAGACGCTCGTGTCCACGCCGATCGCCAAGACGACCTACTATGCGGCTCCGGCAGCTTACGCTTATGCTGCACCGGCCCTGGCCtatcacgatcacgacgcCTACGCCTATCATCTGTAA
- the LOC126574862 gene encoding cuticle protein 38-like, whose translation MFKLLALPLFFAAVSAGYIGAPLAYSAPLAHAAPLAYSHGYAHAAPLAYSHGYAHAAPLAYSAPVVKTVAAPVAYAAPAYHAPIVKAVAPVATSYANTYKVSVKAPVAYAAPAVVSHAPLAYAAPAYAHGYAAPAYAHGYYH comes from the exons ATGTTCAAGCTC CTGGCTCTGCCCCTGTTCTTCGCCGCCGTCTCGGCCGGATACATCGGTGCTCCGTTGGCTTACTCCGCTCCGTTGGCCCATGCCGCGCCGCTGGCCTACTCGCACGGATACGCTCATGCCGCGCCCCTGGCCTACTCGCACGGATACGCTCATGCTGCCCCCCTCGCTTACTCTGCCCCAGTTGTGAAGACCGTCGCTGCCCCGGTTGCCTACGCTGCCCCGGCTTACCATGCCCCGATCGTTAAGGCCGTTGCCCCGGTTGCCACCAGCTACGCCAACACCTACAAG gtCTCCGTGAAGGCCCCGGTTGCCTATGCCGCTCCGGCCGTCGTTTCGCACGCTCCTCTGGCTTACGCCGCCCCGGCCTACGCTCACGGGTACGCCGCCCCGGCCTACGCCCACGGATACTACCACTAA
- the LOC126575578 gene encoding collagen alpha-2(I) chain-like, producing MLLKMCQVDLKRLLVLSLCVVAVVRSQLDQSEEEEEEYEEGPCGRWRPGDVDLRSFDLIREFRLDQIEERSKYIHRRQGTNEYQTAYRFEKEANLTMRSIEAFPLGLPQQFSFECTYRIEDEGDSSWHLFEVTNEVQESQLAITLNPGRQVLQIGLPATEGEQQIVEYHHTSLFDHRWHKIMLGVTNDYLNLWVDCRPVRDIDGNLNVPLQPRDRFDIADGYVSISRFAQTSVFDPESPVIDLQWMVMNCDPTRPARGNCDELPVYDVASLTANLPVGPTPPPPNCNAVCPPGYNGTDGRPGTPGLPGLPGIKGEAGRRGPPGPQGLEGPAGISVPGPKGEKGSVGVGFPGLPGPKGEPGVAAAAGAAVAGPQGARGRDGRPGPIGPPGVGIPGEKGERGEPGRDGQSVPGPRGLIGPPGVRGPPGNDGFPGLDGAKGDRGEVGPRGEPGNGLPGMPGLKGAKGEPGTVTSAGAGAVGPPGRDGLDGAKGEKGESGLRGLPGVQGLPGLPGAPGLPGPPGPPGEAGGGGGNADSGAGTGGRYHENLMSYSHQGPVGYAGIPGERGAGGLRGPQGAPGMPGLPGLDGAPGPQGVAGQPGQVGATGLPGIPGRSYTESEVQDICRAVLREQLAELTEGLIGPPGPPGESKPGKPGLPGRPGEKGERGYPGFTGDRGIPGEAGRPGVAGPAGERGEPGLPGERGRDGVGIVGPVGPVGLPGLPGESIVGPPGRAGVRGEPGKPGHPGVRGAPGVPGVCPNDCYMAAAAAAQSFRANNQQTKGPNY from the exons ATGCTACTCAAGATGTGCCAGGTTGATCTGAAAAG ACTGCTGGTACTGTCACTGTGTGTCGTAGCCGTTGTACGATCGC AACTGGATCAatccgaggaggaggaagaggaatatGAGGAAGGTCCGTGTGGCCGCTGGAGACCGGGCGATGTCGATCTCCGGTCGTTCGATTTGATCCGCGAGTTTCGGTTGGATCAGATCGAAGAGCGGAGCAAGTACATTCACCGACGCCAGGGCACCAACGAGTACCAGACGGCCTATCGGTTCGAGAAGGAGGCGAACCTTACGATGCGCTCGATCGAGGCGTTCCCGCTCGGTTTGCCGCAGCAGTTCTCCTTCGAGTGTACGTACCGCATCGAGGACGAGGGTGACTCATCGTGGCACCTGTTCGAGGTGACGAACGAGGTGCAGGAGAGCCAGCTGGCCATCACTCTCAATCCGGGGCGCCAGGTCCTGCAAATCGGACTTCCGGCCACGGAAGGTGAACAGCAGATCGTCGAGTATCATCATACGTCG CTGTTTGATCATCGTTGGCATAAAATCATGCTCGGCGTAACCAACGATTACCTGAACCTGTGGGTTGACTGTCGCCCCGTGCGTGACATCGATGGCAATCTGAATGTACCGCTGCAACCGAGGGATCGATTCGACATTGCCGATGGTTACGTGTCCATCTCGCGGTTCGCGCAAACCTCCGTTTTCGACCCAGAATCGCCCGTCATCGATCTGCAGTGGATGGTGATGAACTGTGATCCGACGCGACCGGCCCGTGGAAACTGTGATGAGCTTCCTGTGTACGATGTGGCATCACTGACGGCAAATCTTCCGGTcggaccaacaccaccaccgccgaacTGCAACGCCGTCTGTCCGCCGGGttacaacggaacggat GGACGACCAGGCACTCCCGGATTGCCAGGGTTACCGGGCATTAAGGGAGAGGCTGGACGACGG GGACCTCCGGGACCGCAAGGATTGGAAGGGCCAGCCGGCATATCGGTGCCAGGACCGAAAGGAGAGAAGGGCAGCGTTGGCGTCGGATTTCCGGGCTTACCAGGGCCGAAGGGAGAAcccggtgttgctgctgccgctggagcTGCCGTTGCTGGACCACAAGGAGCGAGAGGTCGCGATGGTCGCCCAGGGCCAATCGGACCACCGGGTGTTGGAATCCCCGGTGAAAAAGGTGAACGTGGCGAACCGGGACGCGATGGACAATCGGTGCCAGGCCCTAGGGGTCTCATTGGACCTCCGGGAGTCCGTGGACCACCCGGAAACGATGGTTTTCCTGGGCTGGATGGAGCGAAG GGTGATCGTGGAGAAGTGGGGCCAAGGGGAGAACCCGGAAACGGTCTTCCCGGTATGCCAGGACTAAAGGGGGCCAAGGGAGAACCAGGAACGGTGACATCAGCTGGTGCAGGAGCTGTAGGTCCACCAGGACGCGACGGACTAGATGGCGccaagggagagaaaggagaaTCGGGATTACGCGGTCTGCCGGGTGTACAAGGATTGCCAGGCCTGCCTGGTGCACCGGGTCTCCCGGGCCCGCCAGGACCCCCTGGAGaggcaggtggtggtggaggcaacGCAGACAGTGGTGCCGGTACTGGTGGCCGGTACCACGAGAACCTCATGTCATACAGTCACCAAGGGCCGGTCGGTTATGCTGGCATTCCTGGCgaacgtggtgctggtggattaCGGGGACCGCAAGGAGCTCCCGGAATGCCAGGTCTTCCGGGCCTCGATGGAGCACCGGGTCCTCAAGGGGTGGCAGGCCAACCGGGACAGGTGGGAGCGACCGGATTGCCAGGAATTCCGGGGCGCAGCTATACCGAGTCCGAGGTGCAAGACATCTGCCGTGCGGTGCTCCGCGAACAGTTGGCTGAGCTGACCGAGGGTTTAATcggaccaccgggaccaccaggGGAATCGAAACCGGGCAAACCTGGCCTTCCTGGCCGGCCTGGCGAAAAGGGTGAGCGTGGATATCCTGGTTTCACCGGCGATCGTGGCATACCGGGAGAAGCTGGTCGTCCGGGAGTTGCGGGTCCTGCAGGCGAAAGAGGGGAACCGGGCTTACCGGGAGAAAGAGGACGGGATGGCGTCGGAATTGTGGGTCCCGTTGGTCCAGTTGGACTGCCAGGGCTACCGGGTGAGTCGATAGTTGGACCACCAGGACGTGCCGGAGTACGTGGTGAGCCGGGTAAACCAG GACACCCCGGCGTTCGTGGTGCACCAGGTGTTCCGGGCGTTTGCCCGAACGATTGCTACATGgcggccgcagccgctgccCAGAGCTTCCGTGCCAACAATCAGCAAACCAAAGGACCCAACTACTAG
- the LOC126575029 gene encoding cuticle protein 19.8-like, whose amino-acid sequence MSAKIVICLVACVLGVASAGVIPVAAPLAAAGVVAPYATSYNAHTVNHAVAAPVVAAAPAAVVAPAARFVAPAPLAYTAAGLPAYSAYTAAGLPAYSAYTALNGLAAPYVF is encoded by the exons ATGTCTGCCAAAATTGTG ATCTGTCTGGTTGCGTGCGTTCTGGGGGTCGCCTCCGCTGGTGTCATTCCGGTGGCAGCTCCCCTGGCCGCGGCTGGAGTCGTCGCTCCGTACGCCACGTCCTACAACGCACACACCGTCAATCACGCCGTGGCGGCAccagttgttgctgctgctccagcggCCGTCGTCGCCCCAGCGGCACGATTTGTGGCCCCGGCACCGTTGGCCTACACCGCCGCTGGGCTGCCAGCATACAGCGCATACACTGCCGCTGGTCTGCCAGCATACAGTGCATACACCGCGCTTAACGGACTAGCAGCTCCTTATGTGTTCTAA
- the LOC126575031 gene encoding cuticle protein 5.1-like, with product MFAKIVLFFGLLVAAVYGKPLVPLAYSSPLVAAPPVAVASSPFVAPYVANAAYAAAPVAAAYTASPYAYSAYPYAAYGSLLL from the exons atgtttgccaaaatc GTTCTCTTTTTCGGTCTGCTAGTAGCCGCCGTCTACGGTAAGCCCCTGGTTCCGCTGGCATACTCATCACCCCTCGTGGCAGCACCCCCGGTTGCGGTCGCATCATCTCCTTTCGTAGCACCATATGTAGCCAAcgctgcttatgctgctgctccggttgctgccgCTTACACTGCATCACCGTACGCGTACAGTGCATATCCTTATGCTGCTTACGGTTCGCTCCTGCTTTAA